The DNA region ATTTGAAATTGGCAATTTGCCGTAACATTacatcgacaggaaaacagACTTTAACGGTGTATAACCCAAGAGTATGTAAATCAtagtatataatgtatttattataaaaatttatgtttattatttttaatgaaatataaaattgatataacgaaattgttcaataaaaacacaatataaaaatataggtCAGCTAAAACACTGTATTTGAGAAAAGAAAtccattgttcatgttttttatttggtttttcaggaatttaaattacagtacagaAATCACCCAGAATGTGACCTTTTTTAAATGCACACATGTGTATGTATATTGCCATAGAATAACCATATGGTGCCATAGGACCACTTCGtgtcaaaaaatacaaatgtcaaaatttggtcatttttcgagaAAATCCCTGTGCTATAGGGATTTTTTACAAAATCACCCAAAATATGACcttttttaaattcacttaatATACACTAATATTGCTATATGTGCATGTATATTGCCATAGAATAACCAGATGGTGCCATAGGAccactttgtttaaaaaataaaaatgtcaacattttgtcatttttccaGAAAATCTATGTGCTATAGTATAGggatttttttacaaaaatcacCCAAAATAtgatctttttaaaattcactTAATATGCACTAATATTGCTATATGTGCATGTATATTGCCATAGAATAACCATATGTTGCCATAGGAccactttgtttaaaaaataaaaatgtcaaatgttgtcattttttcgagaaaatctatgtgctatagtacagggattttattTCTGgaatatttagaattaaatacCCTGGAGAGATTATGTAAACAccgtaatgatattattattgaatattctccctcttaaattaatacttaaaactaaataaaaatacaagaaacaatgaaatgaaacaatattttaaacttatttttagtTACAAATCTATGTACACACTAAATATATACAGAAATGTGGGAAATGTGATTGCTAGCAATGTATATACGGTAgtgtctgtaggcctacaaaaacaatttaaaaaatgcattaattataatatatcatGTCTTAAAAGGTGTCTTTATTCTGtataacatatatttatatttttgtgtcaaaagtggttactgcagaatccattattcgactctgcgcatgtttattatactatagtaaccatttatgtcaaaaaataaaagggtcgaaaatcggccatttttcgaacaTTTccatgtacagggattttttcaaaaaaatttccaattttccacttgtttatttttcgataaaactggttactatggcacaattgacatgcgcagaacccattattagcatctgcgcatatttattatactatactgtagtaaccatttatgtcaaaagtggttaatatagcacaattgacatgcgcagaacccattattcgactctgcgcatgtttattatactatagtaaccatttatgtaaaaaaataaaagggtcgaaaatcggccattttttcaaaaatttttcATGTActtgtacagggattttttcaaaaaaaatggcaaattttcgacctttttatttttcgataaaactggttactatagcacaattgacatgcgcagaacccattattcgcatctgcgcatgtttattatgctatagtaaccatttatgtcagaagtggttactatagcacaatagacatgcgcagaacccattattcgactctgcacatgtttattatactatagtaaccatttatgtcaaaaaataaaagggtcgaaaatcggtcatttttcgaaaatttccaggtactatagtacagggattttttggcaaaaaaatggccaaattcgacctttttatttttcgataaaattggttactatagcacaatttaaatgcgcagaacccattattcgcatctgcgcatgtttattatactatagtaaccatttatgtcaaaagtggttactatagcacaattgacatgcgcagaacccattattcgactctgcgcatgtttattatactatagtaaccatttatgtaaaaaaaataaaagggtcgaaaaaaaTGCCATAGGAccactttgtttaaaaaataaaaataacaaaatgttgtCATTTTCCAGAAAATTCCTGtgctatagtacatggatttttttttacaaaatcccctaaaatatgaccttttttaaattcaccagtttttatttaatatagtatttattattatatattatataaactttatttattcacagTAAAACTCATTCAATCAacattgtttttacacaagttcgtgatatTTCGTAATAAATGCCTATTAGAGTAGAAATAGGTTCGTAATTAACAACAATCTACGACTTCGATTTCGCAACAATCTACGACTTATATGACGTCATATGGTATGGAGTTAGACCTACCATTTTCATTTGTAAGTTGACAAAATATAAGTCCAGGTGACAACATGTGGTTTAAAAAAATCGAAATGGACGATGACTTGTATCAATGACGTAATGCTTAACCTACATAGGAGGCTAAGTCACAGGTCGTCGTCAATCGAAAGCTCATTATGGCTTATGTCtcttattaatttaaaaataatatttgaccTTTCTTTTCATATTCAGTAAACAGATCGAATTGACTCGTGCTCTAAGACTCCCTTTCGAATCATTTCCCTTTATTAATCCTTGCTATCATGTCCCACGTGGTTTATTTAAGCACATCAAACATGGTACTGGTAGCCAGTAGTGCGGAACTAGTAATCAAACTTCCTTGCTTCcactatatctctctctctagccTGTGATGCGCTTACTTCCTGATACGCGTACTTCCTGATACGCGTAGTCCGGCTTCCGTGTCTTGCACAGGATACATCACCACCTCCGTCCGGCGGGTAGCATTCATCATAGACAATTCGTCATCATTTTATATTCTATGTCACGTTTTCTTttccttttttcttttctttgcaAGGTATTTCTGTTCCTCGAGTTCTGCTACTCTTCGCGCGTTTTCTGCAAAACTTAGCGCTTTTACATTTAGTTCGTCCGTTGTGTCTTGTAATTTGCCTAGTTTTTCACCTCTTTCATGTACTTTCTAAAAGTAAAATATTgaaacataataatttataataagaGACTGTATTTATTATAAGCTATGTATATAATCATGGTTTTCCTATCTATatttcttgtttgttttatacATCGTAAAATGATATAGCATTGTTATATACCAGCATTTATGCTTACACACAAATGTAAATGTCTTTAACTAAACAATGCGTTGGTATACActgttatagtgtagacaaacagTAGGCCGCGCCTGCATAATAGTAGATGGCTACTGTAACAGTaagcctactagtactaccgtgtatttaatattcatttaccTCTAATGCCTCCAACACTACCTTACTCGTGACTTTAGCCTCTAAATCCTTAACTCTGTTCTCagctgaaaacaaaatataaacaatatattttaatagttaaTATAAGTTAATTTCTATTTCTAAGCGCCTTGTGACCATCTGCTGATTGTTGTGTCATCTGACAACATTCACGTTACTATTTTATAGTTTCGTGACAGAGTTATAAGCGTTCGCGCCAATGGGACACGTTGCGTAACGGATGATTAACGGTTGATCAATCGATCAATCGATTTATCAATATCTACCTACCTCTCTTTTGTTTCTCATTTTCACGTAACGTTGTGATATCTTGATAGGTCAACTTACTATGTTTCGACTGTTTTTctagatataataataaattgaaatataatattaatatcacagaataataatattatagcaATGGGACTGGTTAAAATAATACTTTCAAAAGCAATAGTTTATAATATGATGTAAATTTCAAGTACTTTagtgttaaataatatttcatatatcATGATATATATCACAATTCTATAGTTAGCAGGCCTGCCTACGTGCATTGTAAGGTTCACTAATTTCCTTCCTAGTTATATAAGTCAATTTCCCAGGTGGTATTGTACCTCTGAGAGAATTGGTACGAACTAATTATTTTCCGACATGGTTATAAAACATCTAGTAATGCAACTCACAGATATTCTTTATTGACCGACTCACTAAAataatgaataggcctatataatacgATTATGGGGAGGGGTCGAAAGAATGAGCAGAAAGAATTGGTTTAATATCTTAGTTGATAATAAAAGTGCGAAAAAAAACTTACCGGCTTTGTCGTCTTTCTGCCCCTTTTTATCAGTTTTAAAATTCTTCTTCAAAAGTTTTTTGAATTTATTCTTACTTTTCTTTCTCTTTGGTTCCGTTTTTTCCTCATTCTCGACTGTTTCGGTATTATCCGACTGTGCTGGCGAAGCTGCTTCGACGGCAACGATCGGCGATGATCTACGTTGTTCAACGCACGTCGTTTCAGCTGTAGCTCCGTACGTCATCGGTCGTTCTTTTCCGATCATAAGCGGGTTTTCATACGTTTCGTCTTCTTTTGTAACACTTTTGCTAGGTTTTTCTATAGTATCCGATTCCGAATCGTTACTACAACAGCAACCCATAGTGACTGTTCTATTTTATACGTTGTGCTGGTATACAAGTCCTCTGACAGTATAAAACCCTATACGATTAGCTCATACGTTGTAATCATATCCGGCCCATAGCTTACAAATTATCACGAATTATGGAATATTAATCGGTGAATGGCAATGGTATATTTCCGTTTATTAATCAGTATATATCCCTCCTGTTATAACATAATACTCATTTCATAACAATCGCATACCTAACGTAACTCACGTGTTGGTTTTAGGCAGCAGACGTAACAACACAGATTTGTCACAGTTTGTCACAGTAGGCCTCCTATGTACATTGCTGACTgcacaaaacaacaacaatattGCCCAcagcaaaataatattttgacacTTAGCACTGATTGTACAACTTGCGTTCCAATATGACACAAGTTCCTCCCGTGACTTGTATGTTGTAGTACCGTATGGGATATGGCAATAATTCGCTATAACCACTGATAAAACTCTACAAAATACTCAATTGGTTTCCTTTCGGAGTTGGAACTAGATTGTAGTTGttagttattgtattttgagCAGCAACCTTTGATTCATTGTTTGCATAAAGCATACGTATTATGATTGTATTGTATTCTACGTCTCTCTAAACAGTTCCAGATAGAAGATTATTGACGTCACGTACTATCAGacagtttttgtttgtttttatttgtttgtttgttgttggcgaacaggtttgaaatttggtaaagAGGTTTTTAGGTCTGAGGTCAATGAGCGATTCACGGTTCTCACTAGAGACATAACGCAACGTAGACGCGTTGACAATTCACAAGCGATGAAATAATCAAACACGTTATAACTTGTTTTAAGGTTGGTTCGCATCTAGTCCTAGGCCGGCACAACGCTACTTGGACGCAGCAATGATGTAGGCACAACCAATGTGAGTTTGGCTTCAACCGGACGCAAGTTTTAAACTTAATTcctactaggacgcaacgcaaggacgtcaGCCGTAACGCAAGCAAATTGATCAATCTAAAGCGaagattattcgaactgtcgcttgtgattggtcaattcgccaTTGTGGCTAACGGAACAAATAAGATCCAGTGTCGTGATTGGTTACACTTGTATTGCGTCTACGTTGCGTGTGACAGGAAGGGTGAATCATCGACCAATAACGACGACGGTCGTCAGAACTAATGAGGTTGTTACaaattttccattttcacattTCCATAAATCTAATTAATTATCAACATTAGTATAAATAACCTacttcaattttaattaattattattaaattattattttataaaaatatagatttagctattactttattttatttcaaatttatctAAATTGgaacatttgtgtttttttaaacaggATAATTAGAACAATAGTAAATCATGtctgtcgccctctattttacAAAAGTTTGCTTTCatatttttgattttttatttactattgtatgaaataaaaatgactatttaattgatgtttaaattttattcaaattaccATATACACATACTGTATCTAATATACTGGCGTCATACCAATATGAACAGTTTCTTTCTACTATAGTTCTCATCATCCTATTATACaatatatctataaatataCGTCAGGCATAGAGGAACTTTAAACCACTCAATACTGGAAATTAACTCACATACTTGCTTATAACCACTGAAATATGAGGAAATCCTGAGTAAAAGTTAGGAACTTTATTATTTGTTCATCTAaatttatttacacatttttcctgaaacttgattacactaaattttatttcatttttaatccTAGAACTACTATCCGGACAACTCAGGACAATTGCTCAACTATCCCTAAACATGGGGttaagctcggtctacactatcaaattttatgtgacaaaaaaatgtgatgtgcctatatatggacataatgatgtcatatcactaccaaatttggacatatcactaccatatttgggcacatcacattttttttgtaaaactagtttgatagtgtagacagagctttagttatcCTAAATAGGTAATTGTCCAGAAGGTAGTTGTCTGGATACGTCAttgttatataacatttaaaacatcagcatatttcagtttttattcactcaattgttttttttttccgaatACATTGTGcaattatttgttaaaatttcATGATGCGGTACTAGATTATGCTCACCTATCGAGTCAAAAAGTAATTCTGCGCATACTCAGTATTCTTGCATACAGCACACTCTATTGTAATCTTCACTACAATAGAGATAGCAGTAGAtaatagtattaaaataaatttctttggtCATAATTACGCTACATAGGGAAAGGGGAGAAATATTCCCAAAGACATTACATAACTACACAGATGTTTGGATTTCCCAAGAACATTAATAGGGAAGAGAAAAttgttaaacatactgtatgttcaaGACTGTGTGCAAATCAGCAGAGTGTAAAATCCAGATTTAGTGATAAAATATCTTTACAACTAATTGTTGatacatataaaacaaaacaaaatccgATTCTagacaatacaatataaatatatataatttacaattttttattaatatattttatattacactTTTATTATACCCTGTATTAAATATGCTATTAAAATAGATGGTTCAAATGTCAAATACCTCCAACAGCATTGGTGGGATACCTTGAGGGCAGTCTAATGTGAGAGACATGACGGTATCTGCATGCCGTGTACTAATAGTTCGCAAGTCTGTTATCTGAGAATTGAAAAGAAAGAACATAGTTGAGAGGTATAActtataataagaataaagtaCAATtgcaaaattactttttaatgtATTTGAGCGTTGTTTTATGGTAACTAGGACAAGACATATTCAGGAACTCTAAATAAACTAGACGAGCCCTCATCCCCtctaaaataataactaaaacaggtataaataaatatctgcAGGAGATCAATAGTTAGTTTTCATTGAATTGAACAAGGTTTGGTTTCAGAGACTCATGATTTCTCACCTTCATAAGAATTTTAGCCCAGTAAACTGGAGTTTTTGGTCGAGATTGACTGACGTAATGCTGGAATGCTGTCAAAAGCTCATCTTGCAAAACTTCAACAGATTTTGGATTTTTAAGCCCAGGTCGATCTGAAAAcagaatttaatttattataaaaaagatGGTTTTCATGAGTGGTGCAACGGATATGGCTCACAGGctaaagggcctttcacacctgctccgaTCTGGCAAATTGAATgccaattttttattttcacggCGCTCCATGCGGCTATTATATTCGAATCAATTTGCCGGCGCcagaccggaaccgtgccggaa from Antedon mediterranea chromosome 2, ecAntMedi1.1, whole genome shotgun sequence includes:
- the LOC140040020 gene encoding uncharacterized protein translates to MGCCCSNDSESDTIEKPSKSVTKEDETYENPLMIGKERPMTYGATAETTCVEQRRSSPIVAVEAASPAQSDNTETVENEEKTEPKRKKSKNKFKKLLKKNFKTDKKGQKDDKAEKQSKHSKLTYQDITTLRENEKQKRAENRVKDLEAKVTSKVVLEALEKVHERGEKLGKLQDTTDELNVKALSFAENARRVAELEEQKYLAKKRKKEKKT